The following proteins are co-located in the Periplaneta americana isolate PAMFEO1 chromosome 12, P.americana_PAMFEO1_priV1, whole genome shotgun sequence genome:
- the LOC138710820 gene encoding uncharacterized protein, with protein sequence MELGKAESQTAISTEKCWKKSSYKRQCLFWILVFYGAALFYYISMRNDFPYLRSVRRSYSPVQKIITARHAFLINTSGCRIPHLEAFNYQVQPYLSKVNPIICSDKPLLVNSNRTALFIETSALPAYGINDIRELKCCYKPFFRVPNDDSKQFDNSVKFNETCTTFENAAEVNEEFVKVICAKNSRHISEHYHAFTPLKPKVEKRCSEIRHNISEEIQDSLSILIVGMDSVSRINLHRQMPKTVKLLQEISAIELLGYNKVADNTFPNLIPILSGLTEREMKSSCWPEEYLPLDDCPWIWKNFSSAGYRTGYGEDAIPISLFVFTNNGFKQQPTDYYLKPFMKVAEERIAHEKQYTASLCLGPQLAIDVLLNYIYKFASTFSRKHSFGFFWAASLTHDNINYPRHADEIYMKFITNLIESGSISKSVLILLSDHGIRWGKFREIYQGRLEERLPYALFVLPEWFRNKYTEAVTNLHKNAARLTSPFDIYETILDFIDLKQLENLSIQKRSLELRQKYPKPRGISLFLPVEETRTCKEAGITPEWCTCYNSTDLPLNDATVKNMSMILIDHLNSLLKVHKNCSQLSLAEVRIARVQVPVENVFTTTQDEGLLDYVLVVETKPGNGLFEAMIRHHVKTNEAKVQGFVSRINTYRNQSACIKDHFMKLYCFCKH encoded by the exons ATGGAGCTAGGAAAAGCTGAATCCCAAACAGCTATTTCCACTGAAAAATGTTGGAAAAAGAGTTCATATAAGCGCCAATGTCTGTTTTGGATTCTTGTTTTCTATGGCGCAGCCTTATTCTACTATATTTCAATGCGAAATGATTTCCCTTATTTGCGTTCAGTACGTCGCTCATACAGCCCTG TTCAGAAAATCATCACTGCCAGACATGCCTTCTTGATAAATACATCTGGGTGCCGCATCCCACATCTTGAAGCATTTAATTATCAAGTACAACCGTATCTGTCAAAAGTAAATCCTATTATTTGCTCAGACAAACCACTTCTTGTGAACTCCAACCGCACAGCCCTCTTCATAGAGACGTCTGCACTACCTGCTTACGGTATTAATGATATAAGAGAGCTGAAATGCTGCTATAAGCCCTTCTTCAGAGTTCCAAATGATGACAGCAAACAGTTTGACAACTCAGTTAA GTTTAATGAAACCTGTACAACATTTGAGAATGCAGCTGAAGTAAACGAGGAATTTGTAAAAGTAATTTGTGCTAAGAATTCTAGACATATCAGTGAACATTATCATGCTTTTACACCTTTAAAACCTAAAGTAGAGAAACGCTGTTCTGAAATACGACATAACATCAGTGAAGAGATTCAAGATAGTTTGAGTATTTTGATAGTCGGAATGGATTCTGTTTCACGTATAAATTTGCATCGACAAATGCCAAAAACTGTTAAACTTTTGCAAGAAATTAGTGCAATTGAATTATTGGGGTACAACAAAGTTGCAGATAACACTTTTCCAAATTTAATACCTATATTAAGCGGTCTTACAGAAAGAGAAATGAAATCATCTTGTTGGCCGGAAGAATATTTGCCTTTGGATGACTGCCCTTggatttggaagaattttagttcaGCAGGCTACAGAACTGGATATGGGGAAGATGCAATACCTATCAGTTTATTTGTGTTTACCAATAATGGTTTCAAACAACAACCAACAGATTACTATCTGAAACCATTTATGAAAGTGGCCGAGGAAAGGATTGCACATGAGAAGCAGTACACAGCTTCATTATGTTTAGGACCTCAACTTGCAATAGATGTACTACTAAACTATATCTATAAATTTGCATCCACTTTTTCAAGAAAACATTCATTTGGTTTCTTCTGGGCAGCAAGTCTTACGCACGATAATATCAATTATCCACGTCATGCAGACGAGatatatatgaaatttataaCTAACTTAATTGAATCTGGTTCAATAAGTAAATCTGTATTAATTCTACTGAGCGATCATGGAATACGCTGGGGAAAATTTCGTGAAATATATCAGGGACGATTAGAAGAAAGATTGCCATATGCGTTATTTGTTCTTCCTGAATGGTTCAGAAATAAATACACTGAAGCGgtcacaaatttacataaaaatgcaGCACGTCTCACTTCTCCATTTGATATTTACGAAACAATATTAGATTTTATAGATCTAAAACAACTTGAAAACTTATCAATACAGAAACGTAGTTTGGAACTAAGACAAAAGTATCCAAAACCCCGAGGCATTAGTCTCTTTCTTCCTGTCGAAGAGACACGGACTTGCAAAGAAGCTGGCATCACACCTGAATGGTGCACCTGTTACAACAGCACTGATTTACCCCTTAACGATGCTACAGTTAAGAATATGTCCATGATACTTATTGATCACCTTAATTCTCTTCTAAAAGTACACAAAAACTGCTCACAACTCAGTTTGGCTGAGGTAAGAATTGCTCGAGTCCAAGTGCCTGTGGAGAATGTATTCACTACAACACAAGACGAAGGACTGCTAGACTATGTATTGGTTGTGGAAACCAAACCAGGAAATGGACTATTTGAAGCTATGATTCGTCATCATGTAAAGACCAATGAGGCAAAAGTTCAAGGATTTGTAAGTCGTATCAACACATACCGTAATCAAAGTGCATGCATAAAAGAtcatttcatgaaactttattgCTTTTGCAAACATTGA
- the LOC138710816 gene encoding uncharacterized protein isoform X3 yields the protein MKSDFVVDTIGCRIPDLDPFDPIVQKFIHEEKPLKCHEKHQLLVDSNLTSLFIVKSALPFFNISDLDQLDCCYQPFWRSKPKKPDDKVDNKITYADNCTSFKESVSIQEEFVKVLCSVDSRNIYTNYHAFIPLKPEVEKRCKEARENSSTEEKERVSVLLVGMDAVSRMNFHRQLPKTLKILQNMKAIELLGYNKVGDNTFPNLVPVLSGLSEKELKDVCWPNKNAVFDECNWVWKNFSAAGYRTAFGEDATNIGLFNYVKRGFSKQPTDYYSRSYLMQSEKDIGFNKKLNAKLCIGSQMSLSVLLQYISKLAITMASKDFFGFFWGTSLTHDYLNFPSLGDGAYEQFLYNLSETGSLNRTVLIFFSDHGIRWGAIRETYQGRLEERLPFVFFIFPEWFRNKYPLASTNLRKNTHHLTTPFDMYETLTDLLNLDQIEMESIRKRSTEFDNSKQKPRGISLFLPVPKSRTCSEAGIEPHWCTCQRSEVLSVEDSIIKKMSSALVEHLNALLKPYGECSQLQVEDIKSASVQFPLQHLYNETKDGGLKDYVIVIQTTPGGALFEGTIRHQIKNDNVQVVGSVSRINSYGNQSSCILDYHMKLYCYCESYLNMNIKL from the exons ATGAAGTCCGACTTTGTAGTTGACACGATTGGATGTCGGATTCCAGATTTGGATCCCTTCGATCCAATTGTTCAGAAGTTCATACATGAAGAGAAACCTTTGAAATGTCACGAAAAACACCAGCTATTGGTTGATTCTAACCTTACGTCATTGTTCATCGTGAAGTCTGCATTGCCGTTCTTCAATATCAGCGATCTAGATCaactggactgctgctatcaacCATTCTGGAGGTCCAAGCCCAAAAAACCAGACGACAAAGTTGACAACAAAATAAC ATATGCTGACAATTGCACCTCATTCAAAGAATCAGTTTCCATTCAAGAAGAATTTGTTAAGGTGTTATGTTCTGTCGACAGCCGGAATATCTACACAAATTACCACGCCTTCATTCCTTTAAAGCCAGAAGTGGAGAAACGTTGCAAAGAAGCAAGAGAAAATTCCTCAACTGAAGAGAAAGAACGTGTGAGTGTACTGCTGGTTGGGATGGATGCAGTTTCACGTATGAATTTTCATCGACAGTTGCCTAAAACTTTGAAAATTCTTCAAAACATGAAAGCTATCGAACTGCTTGGTTATAACAAGGTGGGAGATAATACGTTTCCTAATCTAGTTCCAGTTCTTTCGGGTCTTTCTGAAAAAGAATTGAAAGATGTATGTTGGCCGAATAAAAACGCCGTATTCGATGAGTGCAATTGGGTGTGGAAGAATTTCAGTGCAGCCGGATATCGAACAGCTTTCGGGGAAGATGCTACAAATATAGGATTATTTAATTATGTGAAGCGTGGATTTTCGAAACAACCGACTGATTACTATTCAAGATCATATTTAATGCAAAGTGAGAAAGATATAGGTTTtaacaagaaattaaacgcaaaattatGCATAGGATCCCAGATGTCTCTTTCAGTATTGCTACAGTATATATCAAAACTCGCAATTACTATGGCTTCTAAAGATTTCTTCGGATTCTTTTGGGGTACAAGCCTGACACATGATTATCTCAATTTCCCCAGTCTAGGAGATGGTGCTTATGAACAATTTCTATATAATTTAAGTGAAACAGGATCCCTAAATCGTACAGTATTAATTTTCTTCAGTGATCATGGAATTCGATGGGGAGCAATTCGTGAAACCTATCAGGGACGATTGGAAGAAAGACTtccatttgtgttttttatttttcctgagtGGTTCAGAAACAAATATCCTCTTGCTAGTACTAATTTACGAAAAAATACACATCATCTTACCACACCATTCGATATGTATGAAACTCTAACAGACTTGTTGAATCTTGACCAAATTGAAATGGAATCAATACGGAAAAGGAGCACAGAATTTGATAATTCAAAACAGAAACCTAGAGGCATTAGCCTTTTTCTCCCTGTGCCTAAATCTCGAACTTGTAGTGAAGCTGGAATAGAACCACATTGGTGCACGTGTCAGAGAAGTGAGGTTTTATCAGTTGAAGACTCTATTATTAAGAAAATGTCCTCAGCATTAGTTGAGCACCTTAATGCCCTCTTAAAGCCATATGGAGAGTGTTCGCAACTTCAAGTGGAAGATATTAAAAGTGCTAGTGTTCAGTTTCCTCTTCAACATCTGTACAACGAAACTAAAGATGGAGGGCTGAAGGACTATGTGATAGTTATTCAGACCACTCCAGGCGGAGCATTGTTTGAAGGTACTATTCGTcaccaaataaaaaatgacaatgttCAAGTTGTAGGTAGCGTTAGTCGAATTAATTCATACGGAAACCAAAGTTCTTGCATATTAGACTATCATATGAAACTTTATTGTTATTGTGAATCCTACCTCAATATGAACATTAAACTGTGA
- the LOC138710816 gene encoding uncharacterized protein isoform X2 — translation MIKMKSKIRISTVGYIGLVLFGAILYILNFGVDIRYHIYTLMSDKILPIMKSDFVVDTIGCRIPDLDPFDPIVQKFIHEEKPLKCHEKHQLLVDSNLTSLFIVKSALPFFNISDLDQLDCCYQPFWRSKPKKPDDKVDNKITYADNCTSFKESVSIQEEFVKVLCSVDSRNIYTNYHAFIPLKPEVEKRCKEARENSSTEEKERVSVLLVGMDAVSRMNFHRQLPKTLKILQNMKAIELLGYNKVGDNTFPNLVPVLSGLSEKELKDVCWPNKNAVFDECNWVWKNFSAAGYRTAFGEDATNIGLFNYVKRGFSKQPTDYYSRSYLMQSEKDIGFNKKLNAKLCIGSQMSLSVLLQYISKLAITMASKDFFGFFWGTSLTHDYLNFPSLGDGAYEQFLYNLSETGSLNRTVLIFFSDHGIRWGAIRETYQGRLEERLPFVFFIFPEWFRNKYPLASTNLRKNTHHLTTPFDMYETLTDLLNLDQIEMESIRKRSTEFDNSKQKPRGISLFLPVPKSRTCSEAGIEPHWCTCQRSEVLSVEDSIIKKMSSALVEHLNALLKPYGECSQLQVEDIKSASVQFPLQHLYNETKDGGLKDYVIVIQTTPGGALFEGTIRHQIKNDNVQVVGSVSRINSYGNQSSCILDYHMKLYCYCESYLNMNIKL, via the exons atgataaaaatgaaaagtaagatACGAATTTCCACCGTCGGCTACATTGGTTTAGTCTTATTTGGAGCCATTCTGTACATCCTAAATTTTGGTGTTGATATTCGGTATCACATATACACTCTCATGTCAG ataAAATTCTACCTATTATGAAGTCCGACTTTGTAGTTGACACGATTGGATGTCGGATTCCAGATTTGGATCCCTTCGATCCAATTGTTCAGAAGTTCATACATGAAGAGAAACCTTTGAAATGTCACGAAAAACACCAGCTATTGGTTGATTCTAACCTTACGTCATTGTTCATCGTGAAGTCTGCATTGCCGTTCTTCAATATCAGCGATCTAGATCaactggactgctgctatcaacCATTCTGGAGGTCCAAGCCCAAAAAACCAGACGACAAAGTTGACAACAAAATAAC ATATGCTGACAATTGCACCTCATTCAAAGAATCAGTTTCCATTCAAGAAGAATTTGTTAAGGTGTTATGTTCTGTCGACAGCCGGAATATCTACACAAATTACCACGCCTTCATTCCTTTAAAGCCAGAAGTGGAGAAACGTTGCAAAGAAGCAAGAGAAAATTCCTCAACTGAAGAGAAAGAACGTGTGAGTGTACTGCTGGTTGGGATGGATGCAGTTTCACGTATGAATTTTCATCGACAGTTGCCTAAAACTTTGAAAATTCTTCAAAACATGAAAGCTATCGAACTGCTTGGTTATAACAAGGTGGGAGATAATACGTTTCCTAATCTAGTTCCAGTTCTTTCGGGTCTTTCTGAAAAAGAATTGAAAGATGTATGTTGGCCGAATAAAAACGCCGTATTCGATGAGTGCAATTGGGTGTGGAAGAATTTCAGTGCAGCCGGATATCGAACAGCTTTCGGGGAAGATGCTACAAATATAGGATTATTTAATTATGTGAAGCGTGGATTTTCGAAACAACCGACTGATTACTATTCAAGATCATATTTAATGCAAAGTGAGAAAGATATAGGTTTtaacaagaaattaaacgcaaaattatGCATAGGATCCCAGATGTCTCTTTCAGTATTGCTACAGTATATATCAAAACTCGCAATTACTATGGCTTCTAAAGATTTCTTCGGATTCTTTTGGGGTACAAGCCTGACACATGATTATCTCAATTTCCCCAGTCTAGGAGATGGTGCTTATGAACAATTTCTATATAATTTAAGTGAAACAGGATCCCTAAATCGTACAGTATTAATTTTCTTCAGTGATCATGGAATTCGATGGGGAGCAATTCGTGAAACCTATCAGGGACGATTGGAAGAAAGACTtccatttgtgttttttatttttcctgagtGGTTCAGAAACAAATATCCTCTTGCTAGTACTAATTTACGAAAAAATACACATCATCTTACCACACCATTCGATATGTATGAAACTCTAACAGACTTGTTGAATCTTGACCAAATTGAAATGGAATCAATACGGAAAAGGAGCACAGAATTTGATAATTCAAAACAGAAACCTAGAGGCATTAGCCTTTTTCTCCCTGTGCCTAAATCTCGAACTTGTAGTGAAGCTGGAATAGAACCACATTGGTGCACGTGTCAGAGAAGTGAGGTTTTATCAGTTGAAGACTCTATTATTAAGAAAATGTCCTCAGCATTAGTTGAGCACCTTAATGCCCTCTTAAAGCCATATGGAGAGTGTTCGCAACTTCAAGTGGAAGATATTAAAAGTGCTAGTGTTCAGTTTCCTCTTCAACATCTGTACAACGAAACTAAAGATGGAGGGCTGAAGGACTATGTGATAGTTATTCAGACCACTCCAGGCGGAGCATTGTTTGAAGGTACTATTCGTcaccaaataaaaaatgacaatgttCAAGTTGTAGGTAGCGTTAGTCGAATTAATTCATACGGAAACCAAAGTTCTTGCATATTAGACTATCATATGAAACTTTATTGTTATTGTGAATCCTACCTCAATATGAACATTAAACTGTGA
- the LOC138710816 gene encoding uncharacterized protein isoform X1, whose translation MTAGTRCSSRTSSIYWTAFSRWGTSMRSVQLLYIIPAHTIMEPPLNLSISCTALTENLSSGRTHSLKQPSQRVRRYLDSSEKNTDCHWFRFQSAWFSANVVSLRPSERNPVQEIKSMIKMKSKIRISTVGYIGLVLFGAILYILNFGVDIRYHIYTLMSDKILPIMKSDFVVDTIGCRIPDLDPFDPIVQKFIHEEKPLKCHEKHQLLVDSNLTSLFIVKSALPFFNISDLDQLDCCYQPFWRSKPKKPDDKVDNKITYADNCTSFKESVSIQEEFVKVLCSVDSRNIYTNYHAFIPLKPEVEKRCKEARENSSTEEKERVSVLLVGMDAVSRMNFHRQLPKTLKILQNMKAIELLGYNKVGDNTFPNLVPVLSGLSEKELKDVCWPNKNAVFDECNWVWKNFSAAGYRTAFGEDATNIGLFNYVKRGFSKQPTDYYSRSYLMQSEKDIGFNKKLNAKLCIGSQMSLSVLLQYISKLAITMASKDFFGFFWGTSLTHDYLNFPSLGDGAYEQFLYNLSETGSLNRTVLIFFSDHGIRWGAIRETYQGRLEERLPFVFFIFPEWFRNKYPLASTNLRKNTHHLTTPFDMYETLTDLLNLDQIEMESIRKRSTEFDNSKQKPRGISLFLPVPKSRTCSEAGIEPHWCTCQRSEVLSVEDSIIKKMSSALVEHLNALLKPYGECSQLQVEDIKSASVQFPLQHLYNETKDGGLKDYVIVIQTTPGGALFEGTIRHQIKNDNVQVVGSVSRINSYGNQSSCILDYHMKLYCYCESYLNMNIKL comes from the exons ATGACAGCAGGTACTAGATGCTCTTCTAGAACGTCCTCGATATACTGGACAGCATTTAGTCGCTGGGGAACAAGTATGAGGTCCGTACAATTGTTGTACATTATTCCGGCCCACACCATTATGGAACCTCCACTGAATCTATCAATTTCCTGTACAGCTCTTACAGAAAATCTTTCCTCTGGTCGTACCCACAGCCTTAAACAACCATCACAACGTGTAAGACGATACCTGGATTCGTCCGAGAAGAACACAGACTGCCACTGGTTCAGGTTCCAATCCGCATGGTTTTCAGCAAAC gtggtGTCTCTACGGCCTTCCGAAAGGAACCCGGTTCAAGAAATCAAATCGatgataaaaatgaaaagtaagatACGAATTTCCACCGTCGGCTACATTGGTTTAGTCTTATTTGGAGCCATTCTGTACATCCTAAATTTTGGTGTTGATATTCGGTATCACATATACACTCTCATGTCAG ataAAATTCTACCTATTATGAAGTCCGACTTTGTAGTTGACACGATTGGATGTCGGATTCCAGATTTGGATCCCTTCGATCCAATTGTTCAGAAGTTCATACATGAAGAGAAACCTTTGAAATGTCACGAAAAACACCAGCTATTGGTTGATTCTAACCTTACGTCATTGTTCATCGTGAAGTCTGCATTGCCGTTCTTCAATATCAGCGATCTAGATCaactggactgctgctatcaacCATTCTGGAGGTCCAAGCCCAAAAAACCAGACGACAAAGTTGACAACAAAATAAC ATATGCTGACAATTGCACCTCATTCAAAGAATCAGTTTCCATTCAAGAAGAATTTGTTAAGGTGTTATGTTCTGTCGACAGCCGGAATATCTACACAAATTACCACGCCTTCATTCCTTTAAAGCCAGAAGTGGAGAAACGTTGCAAAGAAGCAAGAGAAAATTCCTCAACTGAAGAGAAAGAACGTGTGAGTGTACTGCTGGTTGGGATGGATGCAGTTTCACGTATGAATTTTCATCGACAGTTGCCTAAAACTTTGAAAATTCTTCAAAACATGAAAGCTATCGAACTGCTTGGTTATAACAAGGTGGGAGATAATACGTTTCCTAATCTAGTTCCAGTTCTTTCGGGTCTTTCTGAAAAAGAATTGAAAGATGTATGTTGGCCGAATAAAAACGCCGTATTCGATGAGTGCAATTGGGTGTGGAAGAATTTCAGTGCAGCCGGATATCGAACAGCTTTCGGGGAAGATGCTACAAATATAGGATTATTTAATTATGTGAAGCGTGGATTTTCGAAACAACCGACTGATTACTATTCAAGATCATATTTAATGCAAAGTGAGAAAGATATAGGTTTtaacaagaaattaaacgcaaaattatGCATAGGATCCCAGATGTCTCTTTCAGTATTGCTACAGTATATATCAAAACTCGCAATTACTATGGCTTCTAAAGATTTCTTCGGATTCTTTTGGGGTACAAGCCTGACACATGATTATCTCAATTTCCCCAGTCTAGGAGATGGTGCTTATGAACAATTTCTATATAATTTAAGTGAAACAGGATCCCTAAATCGTACAGTATTAATTTTCTTCAGTGATCATGGAATTCGATGGGGAGCAATTCGTGAAACCTATCAGGGACGATTGGAAGAAAGACTtccatttgtgttttttatttttcctgagtGGTTCAGAAACAAATATCCTCTTGCTAGTACTAATTTACGAAAAAATACACATCATCTTACCACACCATTCGATATGTATGAAACTCTAACAGACTTGTTGAATCTTGACCAAATTGAAATGGAATCAATACGGAAAAGGAGCACAGAATTTGATAATTCAAAACAGAAACCTAGAGGCATTAGCCTTTTTCTCCCTGTGCCTAAATCTCGAACTTGTAGTGAAGCTGGAATAGAACCACATTGGTGCACGTGTCAGAGAAGTGAGGTTTTATCAGTTGAAGACTCTATTATTAAGAAAATGTCCTCAGCATTAGTTGAGCACCTTAATGCCCTCTTAAAGCCATATGGAGAGTGTTCGCAACTTCAAGTGGAAGATATTAAAAGTGCTAGTGTTCAGTTTCCTCTTCAACATCTGTACAACGAAACTAAAGATGGAGGGCTGAAGGACTATGTGATAGTTATTCAGACCACTCCAGGCGGAGCATTGTTTGAAGGTACTATTCGTcaccaaataaaaaatgacaatgttCAAGTTGTAGGTAGCGTTAGTCGAATTAATTCATACGGAAACCAAAGTTCTTGCATATTAGACTATCATATGAAACTTTATTGTTATTGTGAATCCTACCTCAATATGAACATTAAACTGTGA